CCGAGTTTATCTGCCGCGCCTGCCGTTTAGCTTATCCGATTCAAGATGATATTCCGGTGATGCTGGAGGACGAGGCACGCCGTATTCCACCGGACGAGAAACTCTAGTTGGATTT
This region of Pseudomonadota bacterium genomic DNA includes:
- a CDS encoding Trm112 family protein; protein product: MDKRLLEILVCPSCKGPLLYKRAEAEFICRACRLAYPIQDDIPVMLEDEARRIPPDEKL